In Zalophus californianus isolate mZalCal1 chromosome 17, mZalCal1.pri.v2, whole genome shotgun sequence, one DNA window encodes the following:
- the LOC113935346 gene encoding non-histone chromosomal protein HMG-14-like, whose protein sequence is MTKKKVSSAKGAAKEEPKRRSPRLSAKPAPAKVEMKPKKVAGKNKSSDKKVQTKGKRGAKGKQPEVANQETKEDLPAENGETKNEESPAFDEAGEKEAKSD, encoded by the coding sequence ATGACCAAGAAGAAGGTCAGCTCCGCGAAGGGGGCGGCGAAGGAGGAGCCCAAGAGGAGGTCGCCGAGGTTGTCAGCTAAACCTGCTCCTGCAAAAGTGGAAATGAAGCCCAAAAAGGTGGCAGGAAAGAATAAATCTTCAGACAAAAAAGTgcaaacaaaggggaaaaggggagCAAAGGGAAAACAGCCTGAAGTGGCTAACCAAGAAACGAAAGAAGACTTACCTGCAGAAAATGGAGAAACTAAAAATGAGGAGAGTCCAGCCTTCGatgaagcaggagagaaagaagccaagtcTGATTAA